GCCGGACGCAGAGAGCGTCTTGAGTTTTTTGATTCATATGATTTCACTTATGTCCCTTCTGTGAATTCGGAAAAACATGTTGTGAAAAAAGTTTATACAGATTTTAAAAATGATATTACGGTAAATGCTCCGGTTGTACCTTTGATTCCGGCTGTACAGGACAGGGTTGTTTCGGAAATATCCAGGGGGTGCAGCAGGGGATGCAGATTCTGCCAGGCCGGCATGATTTACAGACCTGTCAGAGAGAGAAATGTTGATGATATTGTGAACAATATTCTCAATCAGCTTAAAAATACAGGATATGAAACGGCCTCACTTCTTTCTTTATCCGCCGCAGATTATTCATGTCTGGAGGATTTGCTGGTGAGATTATCGTCTATTGTTAAAAATTCGCACACCTCCATTTCACTTCCTTCCCTTAGAGCTGATAAAATCAAAGATTATATATTCAGGGAACTTTCCCGTGTCAGAAAATCGGGATTTACCATTGCACCGGAAGCGGGAAGCGAAAGAATGAGAAGAATTATAAACAAGAATCTTTCTGAGGATGAAATTATATCATCCGTTAAAGTAGCGGCTGACAACGGATGGAAAACAGCTAAACTGTATTTTATGATAGGCCTGCCGTTTGAAACAGAAGAGGATGTTTTGGGGATAGCCGCTCTCGTTAAAAAAATAAAGGAGAATGTTAAAGGCAAAGGCGGCTTTGATGTTAGTGTGTCGGTTTCCAATTTTGTTCCGAAACCGTTTACTCCTTTCCAGTGGTGGCCCCAAAACAGTATTGAAGAATTGACTTATAAACAGAACATTTTAAAATCGGAATTCAGAAAGATGAAGATAAAGTTTAGTTTTCACGATATTCAACAGAGTGTTATGGAAGCTGCTATCTCCAAAGGTGATGAGTCCATTGGTAATATACTGTTGGATGCTGTAAAGTCAGGGGCTATGTTCGACGGATGGAGTGAGCATTTTGACTATAATAAATGGCTGAATGCTTTTAAAAATTACGATTCTGCTCCTGAGCAATATTCAATGAAAATTCTGCAAACCGAAGATGAACTTCCGTGGGATTTTATAGATATAGGAGTTAAGAAGGAATTCCTCGTTTCAGAATTTGAAAAGTCGAAAAAGGAAGTAATGACAAAAGATTGCAGAGTAGGCAGTACAAGTATCTGTGTAGGGTGCGGCGTTTGTGATTTCGATTTTCTCAGGAATGAATTTGCATCACCGGGCAAAAAATCTTTTAATGTAAATGAGTTTAACAGTGTGTCTGATATTGATCAAAAATATTTTAGTTATATTATTGATTTTGAGAAGAAAGATTCCGCTGTTCTATTTTCAGCTATTGAAACGTGCAGGGCATTCGCACATGTATTTAAAATGTGTGATGTTGATATGTCTTATTCGCAGGGGTACAATCCTCAACCCCGGATAAGTTATATTTATCCTCTCTCAGTGGGTATGGAAGGTTATAATGAAAAGCTTATTATAAAGGCTTATGTTAAAGACAAAAATTTGTTGTTAAACCAGCTTAACAAAAAGTTACCTTCCGGATTCAGGATGAAGGGTATCCGGCAGTTTGAGAATAAAATGAGCGATGAAATGATTGCAGCTTATTCTCTGAATTTTGAAGCTTATATGCAGCTTATCGGGGCTTTTTATGAAAATAAAGCACTCTATAAAAAGATTACTAAACGCGGCAGAGAAAAAATAATTGACCTTAAAGAGTATTTTGTTAAAAAAGATGATGAAAATTGTATGATTTATGTTAAGATAAACGATAGAGGAAGTTTTAATTTCCTTGAATTTTTCAGGCAAATTAATTATATTGATTCCAAAGTAACAGTTGTTAGGCAAAATATTTTTTTTACTGAGGAGCTGCAAAATGCATAAAGAAGAAGCTCTTGATATGCTTAAGAAGTCTGGGTACAAAGTTACAAAACCGCGGGAGTGGATAGTGGAAGCTCTTGAGGGGAACACTTCTCACCCTTCAGCGATGGAAATTTTTGACCAGCTGAGGAAAAACGATAAAAGTTTTTCTTTTGCCACCGTTTATAATACGCTGGATACTCTTGTAAAGGCCGGTGTTGTCAAGCAGGTGACTGTTGATCCGCAATGCAGCAGATACGATCCGGATATGTCATCTCACGGTCATTTCTATTGCAGAAAATGCGGCAGTGTTAAAGATGTTTTTGATGTGAGCCTTGATATGGGATCCACCTCTCTGCAGGATGAAATCGAAGGTTACGAACTTAATTTGTTCGGTGTCTGCCGGGAATGCAGTACTGAAGCCAATTAATTCATTAGACTTGCCTTCTGTATCACGTCCCTCTGAAAGAATATTTTGGGAGCATATATACTCTCAATATACGCGTGCTGAATTTATAGGTACAGATCCCATTATTTTTCCCTCCAGAATTGACGGAAATAAGGAATACATAAGTCTTGTTTCTTCTCTTTTTGCTTACGGGAGAGTTAACGCCATTCAGGATTTTCTGAAAAAGTTTTTTTACAGGTACGGAAATGACCCTTTTGAGACTGATAATTCTGAGGCAAAGCTATACTATCGCTTTCAAACGGCCGAGGATATCCGGCTGTTGGTTACACTGATAAAAAGAATTTATTTGCAATACGGCAGCGTTCAGAATTTTTTCGTAAATTTATCAGATAGTCTTGAGAAGGCCCTGGAAGGATTTCTTGATTATGCCAGAGGGTTCGGCGCCGAGAATAATGCCGGGAGAGGATATTTTTTCCTTTTTCCCAAATACGGCAAATCAGGCTTGAAAAGATTAAGAATGTTTTTAAGGTGGATGGTTCGCAAAGATGATGTGGATTTTG
The nucleotide sequence above comes from Flexistipes sp.. Encoded proteins:
- a CDS encoding TIGR03960 family B12-binding radical SAM protein gives rise to the protein MNFHDFLQVSKPPRYLGSEINSYKKEYSDKLRVCLSFPDNYEVGMSHLGIKILYENLNLSSQIYAERFFMPWPDAIDKMGGDIFVSLESKTPLQKFDILGFSVQYELSYSNILSILLNSGIPAESSLRSDSPVIVAGGPCVYNPKPLEKFIDVFFIGEMDHVFTDICEEYAGKKFAGRRERLEFFDSYDFTYVPSVNSEKHVVKKVYTDFKNDITVNAPVVPLIPAVQDRVVSEISRGCSRGCRFCQAGMIYRPVRERNVDDIVNNILNQLKNTGYETASLLSLSAADYSCLEDLLVRLSSIVKNSHTSISLPSLRADKIKDYIFRELSRVRKSGFTIAPEAGSERMRRIINKNLSEDEIISSVKVAADNGWKTAKLYFMIGLPFETEEDVLGIAALVKKIKENVKGKGGFDVSVSVSNFVPKPFTPFQWWPQNSIEELTYKQNILKSEFRKMKIKFSFHDIQQSVMEAAISKGDESIGNILLDAVKSGAMFDGWSEHFDYNKWLNAFKNYDSAPEQYSMKILQTEDELPWDFIDIGVKKEFLVSEFEKSKKEVMTKDCRVGSTSICVGCGVCDFDFLRNEFASPGKKSFNVNEFNSVSDIDQKYFSYIIDFEKKDSAVLFSAIETCRAFAHVFKMCDVDMSYSQGYNPQPRISYIYPLSVGMEGYNEKLIIKAYVKDKNLLLNQLNKKLPSGFRMKGIRQFENKMSDEMIAAYSLNFEAYMQLIGAFYENKALYKKITKRGREKIIDLKEYFVKKDDENCMIYVKINDRGSFNFLEFFRQINYIDSKVTVVRQNIFFTEELQNA
- a CDS encoding TIGR02757 family protein is translated as MSAGNAVLKPINSLDLPSVSRPSERIFWEHIYSQYTRAEFIGTDPIIFPSRIDGNKEYISLVSSLFAYGRVNAIQDFLKKFFYRYGNDPFETDNSEAKLYYRFQTAEDIRLLVTLIKRIYLQYGSVQNFFVNLSDSLEKALEGFLDYARGFGAENNAGRGYFFLFPKYGKSGLKRLRMFLRWMVRKDDVDFGLWGAYKTGELLYPPDTHILRFAKNFGIISSEANSHRNARLITDYFKTIDKRDPVKYDFAITRLGMLNSCKFKRSVSCEVCGLKNGCLFN
- a CDS encoding Fur family transcriptional regulator, coding for MHKEEALDMLKKSGYKVTKPREWIVEALEGNTSHPSAMEIFDQLRKNDKSFSFATVYNTLDTLVKAGVVKQVTVDPQCSRYDPDMSSHGHFYCRKCGSVKDVFDVSLDMGSTSLQDEIEGYELNLFGVCRECSTEAN